GATTTCGCGAGCGCGTCCTCGAGGTCGTCGTCGGCCCCGGCACCGCGCCGATCATCGGTGTCGTCGTCGGTTCGGCGCCGCCCGAACCGACGTCGACCGCGCGGCTCGTCGTCGAGCACTTCGGTGTCGGACGCGGCGTCGTGCGCTCGGGCGCGGGAGATCAGATCGTCGTCGTCATCGACGAAGTCGTAGCGCGCGGTGCCGACCGGCGGCAGGGCGGGCTCCGGGGTGGTGACCGCGTCGTCGGCGGTCTGCACGCGCGCGGGGCCGGGCTGTTTGGCGAACTGTACGGTCTCGAAGTCGTCATCGGACGGTGCACCCGTTCCGGCGGGAGGCCGTGAGGTCGCCGCGACCGGTCGCGTCGGCGCCGGGCCGGGCCGAGGAGTCGCGGCCGGACCAGCGGCGACCGAACGGGTCTCGACGTCGCCGGGATCGAGGTCGTCGAGGTCGTCCACCCGGGAGTAGGGGGCCGGCGACCGCCGGGCGTGCCGGTTGTAGAAGTCGTCTCGGTCGGTCACCGCGGGTGGCGTCGGCGGGCCGGCGTCGGGACTCGAACTGCCCGCCCCGGGTCCGGTGCCGGGTGCGCCGGTCGCGCCGCCCGGGACCGGGATCTGTCCGGTCGGTTCGTCGTAGGGGCTCGTCGCCGGTGTGTCGCGCTCGCTGGTGCCCGACGTGTCGCGTTCGCTCACACGCCCGACTCTAGAGGCTCGCGGACTGCGGTCACCGGACCCCGACGGGGTGAGTCGGGGCACCACGCTCGGGGCACCGCCACCCGGAGCACCATTACTGTGGACGGCATGTGGAAGGGGCGCCCGACGGGCACGCGCGACGATGCCCGGACGAGTTCAGCCGCGACGGCGGACCGCCGGGTGTGGGCCCGGTGGCGAGTGCTGGTGACGTTGCTGACGGCGGTCGTGGTGCTGGTCGGCGGCTGCGCGGACTTCAGCGCCCAGGACAATCAACGCGAGGCGGGTGCGTTCAGCCCCAACAACCGGCCGAGCGGCCAGCCCGAACCGACGCCACCGCCGGAGACCCCGCGCGAGACGCAACCGCCACCGACCGGCCCGTGCGTCGACCCCGACCCCGCGGTGATCGCGACGTGCCTCGCGTCCACCGGCGGTGTGATGCCCGGCGACGAGCAGGGCGAGGTCACCGTGGTCGCCGAACGTACGACCGGCAAGATCATCACAACCAAACGCTACGGGCCTGCCCGGACCCTGGGAGAGACGCCGGTCGATGCGTCCGGTGACGGCGGTCTGATCGATTTCGCCTACTCCCCCACCTATTCTCAGGACCGGTTGATCTACGCCTACATCACGACCCCGTCGGACAACCGCATCGTCCGCCTGGCACCGGGAGACGTGCCCAAGCCGATCCTGACCGGCATCCCCAAGGGCGCCACCGGGAACATGGGCGCGATGTACTTCCGGTCGCCGACCGAACTCGTCGTCGCCACCGGCAATGCGGGGAATCCCGCGGCCGCGGACGATCCGTCGTCCCTCGCCGGCAAGGTACTGCTGGTGACATCGTTCACCTCTGGCGACGGCCCTCGGCCGGCGATCCTCGCATCCGGCTTCGGGTCGTCGGTGGCGTTGTGTCCCAACGCTTCCACGGGGACGGTCTACGTCGCCGACCAGACGGCCACCGAGGATCGCGTGCAGGTGCTCGAAGAAGGCGGGCCCAAGGTGCTGTGGACGTGGCCGGACCGGCCGCAGATCGCGGGTTGCGGGGTCGCCGGCGGCAGCATCTTCGTCTCGACGACGCGCACCCAACGGATCGAGGCCATCAACGAGCCCACTCGCGAGGAGCCGACGATCACCGCTCCTGCTGTCGTGCTCGACCGGCGGTACGGTGCCCTCGGCCGGATGGCCGCGCTCCCCAATGGGCTGCTGCAGGTGGCGACCGTCAACAAGGAGGTGGGTTCAGCGAAGCCCACCGACGATCGCGTGTTCCGCTTCCTGCCCTCCGGCGGTGGCAACGACCGGACGTGACCGGGACGCGCCCTTCAAGGCTCGTCGACCTCGACGCGCTCCTTCGTCGCTTGCTCGGCCCGGCGGCGTGCGCTCCCCGCACCTCAGTAACTGCGGCCGGGCGGCCGTCGTGGATCGTGAAAGAACACTCTTGAGCGTCCACATCTCTGCTCCCTGAGGTGCGAGCGAAGCGAGCCACGAAGGGCTCCGCAACCTGTCTCACCAGGCCCTTCGTGGCTCGTCGCTGGCGCTCCTCGCACCTCAGGGAGCAATGGTTGTGTCGTCTTTCGGATCAGGGAGCAGAGGGGCTGTGCCCGCCTCAGGAACAGGCCGCGATGACGAGTTCTTTGACGCGGGCCGGGTCTGCTTGTCCGCGAGTCGCTTTCATGACGTCTCCGACGATCTTGCCGGCGGCCTGGACCTTCCCGCCGCGGATCTTGTCGGCGATGTCGGGGTTGGCGGCGAGCGCGTCGTCGACCGCCTTCTGGAGCGCGGAGTCGTCCCGAACCACCTCGAGGCCGCGGTCGGCGACGATCTGAGCGGGCTCACCCTCACCGTCGAGGACGGCGGTCGCGACCTGCTGCGCCAGCTTGGTCGTGAGTTTGCCCTCGTCGACCAGCCCGATGATCTCGGCGACCTGCGCCGGCGTGATGGACAGGTCCGCGAGTTCGACTCCGCGAGAATTGGCCTGCTGCGCAAGGAAGGACACCCACCAGCCGCGCGCCGCCTCGGGTGCTGCCCCGGCGTCGACGGTGGCGATGATGAGATCGACCGCGCCGACGTTGACGAGGTCACGCATGACCTCGTCGGAGACTCCCCAGTCCTGCTGGATGCGGGCGCGACGTAGCCACGGCAGCTCGGGCAGGTTCGCCCGCAACTCCTCGATCCACGCCGAATCCGGCTGCACCGGAGGCAGATCCGGCTCCGGGAAGTAGCGGTAGTCCTCGGCGGTCTCCTTGCGGCGCCCGGCCGACGTGGTGCCGTCGGTCTCGTGGAAGTGCCGCGTCTCCTGGACGATCTCGCCTCCGGCCTTCAGGATGGCGGCCTGACGGCGCATCTCGTAGCGAACCGCCACCTCGACGCTCTTGAGCGAGTTGACGTTCTTGGTCTCGGTGCGCGTACCGAACTCGGTGGCGTCCTTGGTCTTCAGCGACAGGTTCACATCGCAGCGCATCGAGCCCTGGTCCATGCGCACGTCCGACACGTCCAGCGACTTGAGCAGATCACGCAGTGCCGACACGTACGCCCGGGCCACCTCGGGCGCGCGTTCCCCCGCGCCCTCGATGGGCCGCGTCACGATCTCGACGAGCGGCACGCCCGCGCGGTTGTAGTCGAGCAGCGAATGACTCGCCCCATGGATTCGACCCGTCGAGCCGCCGATGTGCAGCGACTTGCCGGTGTCCTCCTCCATGTGGGCGCGCTCGATCTCGACCCGCCAGGTGGTGCCGTCGCCGAGCACGACGTCGAGGAAACCGTCGTAGGCGATCGGCTCGTCGTACTGCGAGATCTGGTAGTTCTTCGGCTGATCCGGGTAGAAGTAGTTCTTCCGCGCGAAGACGCTCGACGGCCGGATGGAGCAGTTCAGCGCGAGGCCGATGCGGATCGCGGACTCGATGGCCTTGGCGTTGGCGACCGGGAGCGAGCCCGGCAGTCCGATGCACACCGGGCACACCTGGGTGTTCGGGTCGGCGCCGAACTCGGTGGGGCACCCGCAGAACATCTTGGTCGCGGTGCCCAGCTCGACGTGCACCTCGAGACCCATCACCGGATCGAATGCGGCAAGCACCTCGTCGTAGTCCAACAGGTCGACGGCTGCGGAAGTCATAGCGGCCAGTTTATGCGGCGATATCCCAGGGGCACGTTCAGGGTGATCACCGATGCCGGGAGCCGGACCCGCTCCTAGCGTGGATGTCACCGGCGAACGACGCCGGACCACAATCCACACAGGAGGACGAGATGACCACCCCACAACCCGCCGGCACCGGCCCCCGCCTGATGCGCTCGCGCACGAACTCGTGGCTGGGCGGCGTCTGCGGCGGCATCGCCCAGCGCTGGGGGTGGGATCCGACGCTCATCCGCGTCCTGTTCGTTCTGTCGATCCTCTTTCCCGGCCCCCAGGTGCTGATCTACCTGGCGCTCTGGATCATCATCCCTCGCGAACCGGTTGCGTCGGCGGTGTCGCCTGTCGTCTGACGCGCGGCCGCGATCTCACCCGAAGATGACCCGGATCTCCTTGTACTGATCCAACGGCACCGTCTTCAGTTCACCAAGTGCCTCGTCGAAGGTGATGCGTGCGATCTCGGTGCCGTGCAGCGCGACCATCTGCCCCCAGCCCTTCTCGGCGACGAGGTCGGCGGTCGCCATCCCCATGCGGGTCGCGAGCACCCGGTCGTAGGCCGACGGCACGCCGCCGCGCTGGATGTGGCCGAGGATGGTGGCCCGGGTCTCGATCCCGGTCCGCTCCTCGATGAGCGGGGCGAGCACCTCCCCCACACCACCGAGTCGGGGACGGTTGAAACCGTCGAGGCCCTTGGTGGAGTACGCCTCCTTCATCTCCGGGAGCTTGAACCCCTCGGCGACGACGACCATCGGCGAACGCCCGCGCGACTTGACGCTGGTGACCCAGGCACAGATCTGGTCGAGACTCTCGGGGTTCTCCGGGATCAGGATGACGTGGGCGCCGCCGGCGATCCCGGAGTGCAGGGCGATCCAGCCCGCGTGGCGACCCATGACCTCGAGGACCATGCACCGCTTGTGCGAGTTGCCGGTGGTGCGGAGGCGGTCGATGGCCTCGGTCGCGATCTCCACCGCGGTGTTGAACCCGAAGGTGTAGTCGGTGGCGGCGATGTCGTTGTCGATGGTCTTGGGAACCCCGACGATGTTGATGCCGTCGTCGAACAACCGCTTCGACGCCGCCGCCGTGCCCTCGCCGCCGATCGCGATCACGCCGTCGATCTCGAGGTTCTTCAGCACCTTCTTGATGTTCTCGGGACCGCCGTCGGGTTCGGAGTAGGGACCGAACCGGCTCGTGCCGAGAATGGTGCCGCCCTGGTTCGACAGGCCGCGGACCGTCGACCGGTTCAATTCGACGATGTCGCCGTAGACCAGTCCGGCCCAGCCGTCCCGGAAGCCGACGAACTCGTGGCCGTACACCGTCTCACCCTTGAGCACTGCGCCGCGAATGACCGCGTTCAGTCCGGGGCAGTCTCCCCCGGACGTCAGAATGCCGAACCTCTTGGCCACTGGTGAGACCACCCTCCCTGTCGTCATCGGTCAACCTGCCCGAGCAACCCCAATCTAGTGCCCCGGCGAGCCCGGCGCTGGTCGCGAAATCACTTGATGCCGTTCTCGTAGGCGAACACGACGGCCTGCGCCCGATCCCGGAGCCGGAGCTTGTTCAGGAGACTGCTCACATGGGTCTTCACCGTCTGCTCGGTCACGAACAGGTCCGCGCCGATCTCGGCGTTGGACTTGCCGTCGGCCACCAGGTCGAGCACCTCGCGCTCCCGTGGGGTGAGCGTGTCGAGCTTCTGATCCCGCGCCGGCCGCCGGCGCCTGGCGGTGACCTCGGTGATCAGCCGCCGTGTGATCGACGGTGCCAGCAACGCCTCACCCGCGGCCACGACGCGGACCGCTCGCACCAGCTCATCGGCTGGCGCATCCTTCAGCAAGAATCCCGATGCCCCTATGCGCAGCGCCTCGTACACGTAGTCGTCGATGTCGAAGGTCGTCAGCATCAACACGCGCGTGGGCGGTTCGGCAGAAGACGCGAGTATCTGCTCCGCGGCCCACAGTCCGTCCTTGCGCGGCATCCGCACATCCATCAGCACGACGTCGGGACGCACCCGACGACACACCTCGACGGCCTCGACCCCGTCGGCGGCATCGCCGAGGACCGAGAGGTCGGGTTGCGCGGCGAGCAGCGCCGAAAAGCCCTGACGCACCATGGCCTGGTCATCTGCGATGACTACGGTGATCGGCACGCCGTCACGCTACCGTCGTCGTGACGACGGTTCACCGGAACCCGTGGAGGTCACGACCGACTCGGGGACGAGCACGTCCCGCCGCGGCGTCGCCGGGATGCGAGCCCGCACCGCGAATCCGCCGGTCGGGGTCGGCACGGCGACCAGCGAACCACCCACCGCCTGAGCGCGATCGATCATCCCAGGGATACCCACTCCGCTCCCACCGATCTGCAATGGTTCAGCGGTCGCGGCCGTGTTGACCACGGCGACGTCGACGAGATCGCCCTCCCCGTGCGTCACCTCGACGTCCACACGCCCGCCGGGGGCGTGCCGGGTGGCATTGGCCAGCGACTCCTGCACGATCCGATAGATCACCAGCGCGGCCGATTCACCGACGTCGTCGGCGTCGATGGCCAGGTCCAGCACGACCTCGGCACCCGCGCGGCGTGTCTCGGTGATCAGCGAATCGAGTTCGGCCAATCCGGGATTGGGTGCCGCCGAAGCATCCGCACCCTCGACGCGCAGGACCCCGAGCAACTGCCGGACCTCGTCGAGGGACGTACGTGCCGCCTCCGCAATGGCGTCGAATTCCGCTGCGGCAGAAGGGCTCACATCCGGCAGGCGATATCTGGCGGTCTGTGACATCACCACCACCATCGACATCCGGTGCGCGACCACATCGTGCAGGTCCCGGGCGATTCGCGCCCGCTCCTGGAGTACGGCTGCCTCGGCTTCGGCGGCCTCGGTCTGCTCGGTGCGCACCGCCAACTGCCGGCGCGAAGCCATCAGTCCGCGCAGCAACGCGACCACGACCGCGAGCACCGAGATCCCGAAGACCCACCCGACGCGCGCGGTCGGTTGCACGGCGAAGGCGATGACGATCGACGTCGAGACCCAGACCACCGGAATCCATCGCAGCGGGCACTTGAGGAAGGCCATGAACGTGAGGACCAGCAGTTCGATCAGGTGGGTGACCTGGATCGTCAGCTCCCACCCGCCCCGGGTCGGGACGACGATGCCGATGAGTTGGGCGGAGACCACCGAGATCGCCCACCCCAGCAACGGGGCCGACCACGCGAGGGCGATCGGCAGGGCCGCGAAGGCAGCGACCACGGGTAGCACGAACACCGGCATCGAGTGGGTGATCGGCAGCGTCGGCCACGCAACCGAGTACATGACCAGTGCGACGAACAGAAAGAACCAGTTGAGGCGCGACGAGAAGTAGTGGCGCACCGCGGGGTCCTGGGCCACCGGGGCGGTCGAGGCCCATTCGAGTGAGGACGCCCCCACCGCGCGGAGCTTCTTGCGGTATCCGAACATGCCCTCACCCTAGGCTCGCCGACCGCTCGAAGACCTCATACTTCCGAGGGAGACGACCCGATACCGTCGTAGCGTTTCGGCGTCGACGAACCGGCCTGGGGACGACCGCGGCCGGTCCCGCGGAGCGATGTGCCGGCCGGATCCGGACTCATAGCGTCGATGACATGACCGGATCAGAGAACATCCGAAAGCTTCCGTCGGACAACGTCTTACACCAGCACCGCGATCTCTCCGCAACCACTCGCCGACGACGGTCGCGGTGGTGGGCGGCGATGCTCACCCTGGCCGTACTCGTCACCGGCCAGTGGGTCTCGACGGCACACGCCGTCGCGGGCCCTCTCCTCGCAGCATCGAGCCCGGCGGTGACGGCGCCGGCGGCCGATGCGACCAATCCCTACGCGGCCGTGGTCGTCGCCCTCGTGGGACCGCACCCGGCCACCGCACTGGCGTCCCTTCCGCCGTCCTTCGTCGTGGCGCAGGGGTACTCCCCGCGGATCGTCGACGGATACCCGATCGACCCGGATGGAGACTGCTCGTCGCCAGTCCCGTTGCCGCAACACTTCACGTCCCTGTGCCGCACCCACGATCTCGGCTACGACCTGTTGCGGGCGGCGCAGCGAAACGGCAAACCGCTCGGCGCCTGGGCCCGGATCGCGCTGGACCGCATGCTGATCGACCGGATGTACGCCTCCTGCCGGACAGCTGCCTGCACGACTGCCACGCATGGCGCTCGGATCGGGTTGGCGTGGAACACGTGGCGGCAGTACGGCGGTCCCCCGGCCCGGGGCGAGTCGTTGTCGGCCTTGGTCCGCACGACCGTCGAGCGCGCCCTGGTCGATCCCGACGAGCGCGAGGTGCGGCGATGACGAAGTACCGAGACGCCCGTTGGCTGCGTGACGGCCCGTTCCGATCGTGGCCGCATCCCACGATCAGTGTCGCGGTGACCCTCGGTTACCTCATGGCGGTCTATCCGGGCACGCTGCCCCGGGACGCGACGACGACCGCGATCGTGACAGCGGCATTCGGCGCCCTGGGTGCGATCATCGGGATGATCGTCGCCCGGCGCAGCCGGCGACAGCCGGACGACCAGGCACGGCGCGTCGTGTTCTGCTCTTGCCTGGTGATCCTCGGATGCGCGGTCGGCGTGGCGGTCTGGTGGCAGAACCTCATCCGTGCGGCGGTCGACGTCGCCCCCGTCGGGCTCGGGTGGGGCGCGGCGGCCACGATCCCGCCGGCCGTCCTCGTCCTGGCGATCGTCGCCGTCCCGCGCAGCTGCGCTCTGCTCGCGGCCGGCGCAGTCGCCCTCACTGCGGGACTGCTGGCACCCGCCGACGCCGGCGCCGACGAACAGCCGGTGCCGGCGTCGTCGACGACGGTGGCGACGCATTCGGACGTCCTGGCCCGCGGGGAGCTGAGCACCGATGGATTCGACCGCGCCGCTGCACAACTCGTGCGGACGTGGACGCGTTCGGGCGGACTGTCGACGCGGGCGGTCGTGGTCGCGGTGCCGACCGGATCGGGATGGATCGACCCGGCAGCGGTCGACGGTTTCGAGAGCCGGTTCGCCGGCGACGTCCGGGTTCTCGCACTCCCCTACGACGACGTGCCGTCGTGGCAGGCCTTCGTGTCCGACCGCTCCCGATCGGCGGACTCGGCGATCGCGGTGGTGTCGGCACTGGCGGGCGTCCTCGACGGTGTTCCCGACCGCGAACGTCCGCGGGTGATCCTCTACGGGCAGAGTCTCGGTGCCGTGGGCGCCGACGCCGCCCGGGTATGGCTGGAGAACGAGCGCCCCGCTCTGCTCGACGAGACCGTGCTGGTCGCGCCGCCGGCGGGCACCGTCGCTCCGGATTCCCGCACCTCGCGAACGGTTCTCGCCAATTCCAGCGACCCCGTCGTGCGCTGGTCACCCGCCGGACTGTGGAGGCCGCACCGCGCGACCGAGGACACCCACATCCGCGGTCCGCGGGTCCCGTCGGCGCCGTGGCTACCCGTGGTCAGTTTCGTACAGACAAGCATCGACCTTCTCGGCGCACTCGACGGTGCGGCCGGGGTCGGCCACCGGTACGGGTCGGAACAGTCCGGACCGCCGCAGCCGATGCGGAACTGACAGCCCCGCGACGGCGTGCACCGAGGACGGCACGCCGCCCCGGTCGTCAGACGATCGGCCCCCGAGCCGCTTCGTACGACGCTCCCACGCGGTACAGCCGGTCGTCGGCCAGGGCGGGCGCCATGATCTGCAGCCCGACGGGCATGCCGTCGTCGACCGACAGCCCCGACGGCACCGACATCGATCCGATGCCGGCGAGGTTCACCGGCAGCGTGCACAGGTCGAACAGGTACATCGCG
The genomic region above belongs to Gordonia hongkongensis and contains:
- a CDS encoding DoxX family protein, with protein sequence MSERDTSGTSERDTPATSPYDEPTGQIPVPGGATGAPGTGPGAGSSSPDAGPPTPPAVTDRDDFYNRHARRSPAPYSRVDDLDDLDPGDVETRSVAAGPAATPRPGPAPTRPVAATSRPPAGTGAPSDDDFETVQFAKQPGPARVQTADDAVTTPEPALPPVGTARYDFVDDDDDLISRARAHDAASDTEVLDDEPRGRRRFGRRRTDDDTDDRRGAGADDDLEDALAKSRRGTIDLGLLLLRVALGGLVGAHGLQKLFGLWNGPRLSGFESMLVDAGFTADYAQILAIVGALSETIGGLMVILGLLTPIGASAILGTMLVAAAYKMSMADGFSFFAAAGGVEFELFLAVAAAVVILTGPGLYSLDYPRGWARRPFVGSFLWLIVGVAAAVAVWVLANGSNPLI
- a CDS encoding PQQ-dependent sugar dehydrogenase, whose product is MWKGRPTGTRDDARTSSAATADRRVWARWRVLVTLLTAVVVLVGGCADFSAQDNQREAGAFSPNNRPSGQPEPTPPPETPRETQPPPTGPCVDPDPAVIATCLASTGGVMPGDEQGEVTVVAERTTGKIITTKRYGPARTLGETPVDASGDGGLIDFAYSPTYSQDRLIYAYITTPSDNRIVRLAPGDVPKPILTGIPKGATGNMGAMYFRSPTELVVATGNAGNPAAADDPSSLAGKVLLVTSFTSGDGPRPAILASGFGSSVALCPNASTGTVYVADQTATEDRVQVLEEGGPKVLWTWPDRPQIAGCGVAGGSIFVSTTRTQRIEAINEPTREEPTITAPAVVLDRRYGALGRMAALPNGLLQVATVNKEVGSAKPTDDRVFRFLPSGGGNDRT
- the gatB gene encoding Asp-tRNA(Asn)/Glu-tRNA(Gln) amidotransferase subunit GatB, which translates into the protein MTSAAVDLLDYDEVLAAFDPVMGLEVHVELGTATKMFCGCPTEFGADPNTQVCPVCIGLPGSLPVANAKAIESAIRIGLALNCSIRPSSVFARKNYFYPDQPKNYQISQYDEPIAYDGFLDVVLGDGTTWRVEIERAHMEEDTGKSLHIGGSTGRIHGASHSLLDYNRAGVPLVEIVTRPIEGAGERAPEVARAYVSALRDLLKSLDVSDVRMDQGSMRCDVNLSLKTKDATEFGTRTETKNVNSLKSVEVAVRYEMRRQAAILKAGGEIVQETRHFHETDGTTSAGRRKETAEDYRYFPEPDLPPVQPDSAWIEELRANLPELPWLRRARIQQDWGVSDEVMRDLVNVGAVDLIIATVDAGAAPEAARGWWVSFLAQQANSRGVELADLSITPAQVAEIIGLVDEGKLTTKLAQQVATAVLDGEGEPAQIVADRGLEVVRDDSALQKAVDDALAANPDIADKIRGGKVQAAGKIVGDVMKATRGQADPARVKELVIAACS
- a CDS encoding PspC domain-containing protein, giving the protein MTTPQPAGTGPRLMRSRTNSWLGGVCGGIAQRWGWDPTLIRVLFVLSILFPGPQVLIYLALWIIIPREPVASAVSPVV
- a CDS encoding 6-phosphofructokinase is translated as MAKRFGILTSGGDCPGLNAVIRGAVLKGETVYGHEFVGFRDGWAGLVYGDIVELNRSTVRGLSNQGGTILGTSRFGPYSEPDGGPENIKKVLKNLEIDGVIAIGGEGTAAASKRLFDDGINIVGVPKTIDNDIAATDYTFGFNTAVEIATEAIDRLRTTGNSHKRCMVLEVMGRHAGWIALHSGIAGGAHVILIPENPESLDQICAWVTSVKSRGRSPMVVVAEGFKLPEMKEAYSTKGLDGFNRPRLGGVGEVLAPLIEERTGIETRATILGHIQRGGVPSAYDRVLATRMGMATADLVAEKGWGQMVALHGTEIARITFDEALGELKTVPLDQYKEIRVIFG
- a CDS encoding response regulator, whose protein sequence is MPITVVIADDQAMVRQGFSALLAAQPDLSVLGDAADGVEAVEVCRRVRPDVVLMDVRMPRKDGLWAAEQILASSAEPPTRVLMLTTFDIDDYVYEALRIGASGFLLKDAPADELVRAVRVVAAGEALLAPSITRRLITEVTARRRRPARDQKLDTLTPREREVLDLVADGKSNAEIGADLFVTEQTVKTHVSSLLNKLRLRDRAQAVVFAYENGIK
- a CDS encoding sensor histidine kinase; this translates as MFGYRKKLRAVGASSLEWASTAPVAQDPAVRHYFSSRLNWFFLFVALVMYSVAWPTLPITHSMPVFVLPVVAAFAALPIALAWSAPLLGWAISVVSAQLIGIVVPTRGGWELTIQVTHLIELLVLTFMAFLKCPLRWIPVVWVSTSIVIAFAVQPTARVGWVFGISVLAVVVALLRGLMASRRQLAVRTEQTEAAEAEAAVLQERARIARDLHDVVAHRMSMVVVMSQTARYRLPDVSPSAAAEFDAIAEAARTSLDEVRQLLGVLRVEGADASAAPNPGLAELDSLITETRRAGAEVVLDLAIDADDVGESAALVIYRIVQESLANATRHAPGGRVDVEVTHGEGDLVDVAVVNTAATAEPLQIGGSGVGIPGMIDRAQAVGGSLVAVPTPTGGFAVRARIPATPRRDVLVPESVVTSTGSGEPSSRRR
- a CDS encoding alpha/beta-hydrolase family protein gives rise to the protein MTKYRDARWLRDGPFRSWPHPTISVAVTLGYLMAVYPGTLPRDATTTAIVTAAFGALGAIIGMIVARRSRRQPDDQARRVVFCSCLVILGCAVGVAVWWQNLIRAAVDVAPVGLGWGAAATIPPAVLVLAIVAVPRSCALLAAGAVALTAGLLAPADAGADEQPVPASSTTVATHSDVLARGELSTDGFDRAAAQLVRTWTRSGGLSTRAVVVAVPTGSGWIDPAAVDGFESRFAGDVRVLALPYDDVPSWQAFVSDRSRSADSAIAVVSALAGVLDGVPDRERPRVILYGQSLGAVGADAARVWLENERPALLDETVLVAPPAGTVAPDSRTSRTVLANSSDPVVRWSPAGLWRPHRATEDTHIRGPRVPSAPWLPVVSFVQTSIDLLGALDGAAGVGHRYGSEQSGPPQPMRN